In the Leptospira selangorensis genome, one interval contains:
- a CDS encoding TetR/AcrR family transcriptional regulator — protein MKLETSGSRRQDNKTKNRNAILNAARRVFATIGFEACSTREIIRESGLAQGTFYNYYKDKESVMQDIADELAEGIRRGIREARAKAETPLAFLSDAYFAVFHVMMQDRIHLDLLTRNRDIIRGYLFQGGSMTYILEELDSDLERMVSKGGFPAHPIRITSVMMVAAGFEAMVLLAREDGYNLRKLSDYLGLLFQGGITNVSTVIQEDRELLGG, from the coding sequence ACTAGAAACTTCAGGGTCCAGAAGACAGGACAATAAAACAAAGAATAGGAACGCGATCTTAAACGCAGCCCGCAGGGTTTTTGCTACGATCGGATTCGAGGCATGTTCCACCAGAGAAATTATCCGAGAAAGCGGCCTTGCCCAAGGCACATTCTATAATTATTATAAAGATAAAGAATCCGTAATGCAGGATATTGCGGATGAATTAGCTGAAGGTATCCGAAGAGGGATCCGAGAGGCCAGAGCAAAGGCGGAAACCCCTTTGGCTTTTTTAAGCGACGCTTATTTTGCGGTCTTTCATGTGATGATGCAGGATAGAATTCATTTGGATCTATTAACCAGGAACAGAGATATTATCCGAGGTTATCTTTTCCAAGGCGGTTCCATGACGTATATCCTGGAAGAATTGGATAGCGACTTAGAAAGAATGGTGTCGAAAGGCGGTTTTCCCGCTCATCCTATCCGGATTACCTCGGTAATGATGGTAGCCGCAGGTTTCGAAGCTATGGTTCTACTTGCAAGAGAAGACGGTTATAATCTTAGAAAATTATCCGATTATTTAGGACTTCTTTTCCAAGGTGGGATCACCAATGTTTCCACGGTGATCCAGGAAGATCGAGAGTTATTGGGGGGATAG
- a CDS encoding TIGR04452 family lipoprotein — protein sequence MKRIYITMLITVLMANCIAVDTLGLTDTYKGDVAKDKLLAAAKIGDYMTATAYFTDQGYTGSQLDSYVLAQVMLASFIDETVFNLDESKYYKKHDVDTCALVIKFLGVAADLDSFTSYLSNKTCNLVPNDLFLDRHMGTSTNSPHKT from the coding sequence ATGAAACGAATCTATATTACGATGCTGATTACAGTTCTTATGGCGAATTGTATCGCAGTGGATACATTAGGATTAACTGATACTTATAAAGGAGATGTTGCAAAAGATAAATTATTAGCTGCAGCGAAAATAGGGGACTATATGACTGCAACTGCATACTTTACTGACCAAGGTTATACGGGATCCCAATTGGATTCTTATGTACTCGCACAGGTTATGTTGGCCTCCTTTATAGATGAGACAGTTTTTAATCTGGATGAATCAAAATATTATAAAAAGCACGACGTGGACACTTGCGCTTTAGTGATCAAATTTTTAGGAGTCGCAGCGGATTTAGATTCTTTTACGAGCTACTTGAGCAATAAAACCTGCAATTTGGTTCCGAACGACCTTTTCTTGGACAGACATATGGGTACAAGTACGAATAGCCCTCATAAAACCTGA